The Elaeis guineensis isolate ETL-2024a chromosome 14, EG11, whole genome shotgun sequence genome has a segment encoding these proteins:
- the LOC105057776 gene encoding prefoldin subunit 5, whose amino-acid sequence MATRGLRAEAGNRIGVSELEKMSLEQLKSLKEQSDLEVNLLQDSLNKIRTAATRLEITFTALHDLSLRPQGKKLLVPLTASLYVPGTLDDADRVLVDVGTGYFIEKTMTEGKDYCDRKINLLKSNYEELIEMTSKKKNIADEVGMILQAKLRESSTGT is encoded by the exons ATGGCGACGCGAGGGCTGCGAGCCGAGGCCGGGAACAGGATTGGGGTTTCGGAGTTGGAGAAGATGAGCTTGGAGCAGCTCAAATCCCTCAAGGAGCAGTCCGATCTCGAGGTCAATCTCCTCCAGGACAGCCTCAACAAGATCCGCACTGCCGCCACCCGCCTCGAGATCACCTTCACTGCCCTCCACGATCTCTCCCTCCGTCCCCAAG GGAAGAAGCTGCTAGTCCCTCTCACGGCGTCTCTTTACGTTCCGGGCACCCTCGATGACGCCGATAGAGTTCTCGTTGATGTCGGGACCGGATACTTCATCGAG AAAACCATGACTGAGGGCAAGGATTATTGTGATCGGAAAATCAATTTACTGAAGTCTAATTATGAGGAACTTATTGAG ATGACTTCCAAGAAGAAAAACATAGCAGATGAAGTTGGAATGATCTTACAAGCAAAACTCAGAGAATCGTCCACAGGTACATGA